From a region of the Panicum virgatum strain AP13 chromosome 2K, P.virgatum_v5, whole genome shotgun sequence genome:
- the LOC120674793 gene encoding hsp70 nucleotide exchange factor FES1-like isoform X1: MAGAKQPRRYRLPAILPAVVAAALLLFSQAVGALEKGTNRSSLLGQPRQWSTGKDEAEILAEAEARGRGRVGGDSAAGEQGGEFESLDSMLQWAIGNSDPDKLREKAAELETLSADELLKRQMEIKELMEKLKMPSDAELMKTAIADLHNSSVSLEERQRALQELLVLVEPIDNANDLEKLGGLIPLIQELNNADEGIRTTSAWVLGKASQNNVLVQNQILGYGALKRLVNMGYSSSAAEAAKALYAISSLIRDNAHGQELFLSENGYAMLQHILSTDGNNVRLQKKVVSLLAYVTDFQLSTGKSQASFLSNHLFIKSVVDMISVPDIDLQEKALLAAKSLLQLTSDNAVDLQKFSGLDDSLYALRVQLDELTSHEERREYALEVEILRREVQIVFQQKFNQVRALQHDMKDDK, encoded by the exons ATGGCGGGGGCGAAGCAGCCTCGGCGCTACCGCCTCCCAGCGATCCTCCCCGCGGTTGTGGCTGCCGCTCTGCTCCTGTTCTCGCAGGCAGTGGGGGCGCTGGAGAAAGGAACGAACAGATCCTCGCTGCTCGGGCAGCCGAGGCAGTGGAGCACGGGGAAGGACGAGGCGGAGATACTCGCCGAGGCGGAAGCCCGCGGCAGAGGCAGAGTAGGAGGGGACTCGGCGGCTGGGGAACAAGGGGGCGAGTTCGAATCCCTAGACAGCATGCTGCAGTGGGCGATTG GGAACTCTGATCCGGATAAGTTGAGGGAAAAAGCTGCAGAATTGGAGACCCTATCAGCGGATGAGTTACTCAAGCGGCAAATGGAGATTAAG GAGCTCATGGAGAAGTTAAAGATGCCATCAGATGCTGAGTTAATGAAGACTGCCATTGCTGACTTACATAATTCCTCTGTTTCGCTCGAGGAGCGCCAACGTGCACTGCAAGAGCTTTTAGTTCTAGTTGAGCCCATCGACAATGCTAATG ACCTTGAAAAACTTGGAGGCCTTATTCCATTGATTCAGGAGCTTAACAATGCAGATGAAGGAATAAGGACTACATCAGCATGGGTCCTGGGTAAAGCCAGTCAGAATAATGTTCTTGTCCAAAACCAG ATCCTTGGTTATGGAGCTTTGAAAAGATTAGTGAACATGGGTTATTCCAGTTCTGCAGCAGAAGCTGCAAAAGCATTGTATGCTATATCCTCCTTGATTAGGGACAATGCACATGGCCAGGAGCTCTTCCTTTCAGAAAACGGGTATGCAATGTTGCAG CACATATTGTCAACTGATGGCAACAATGTTCGGCTTCAGAAAAAGGTTGTGTCATTACTGGCATATGTAACCGACTTTCAGCTAAGTACAGGAAAGTCACAGGCATCATTCTTAAGCAACCACCTATTCATAAAATCTGTAGTTGATATGATATCAGTGCCTGACATTGACCTTCAGGAGAAG GCTTTGTTAGCTGCTAAAAGTCTGCTGCAGCTTACTTCAGATAATGCAGTAGATCTGCAGAAGTTTTCAGGCTTGGATGATTCCCTGTATGCATTGAGGGTGCAATTGGATGAGTTGACATCTCATGAGGAACGCAGAGAGTATGCTCTGGAAGTTGAAATCCTGCGGAGAGAAGTCCAGATCGTGTTCCAACAGAAATTCAATCAG GTGAGGGCGTTGCAACATGACATGAAAGATGACAAATGA
- the LOC120696017 gene encoding uncharacterized protein LOC120696017, with translation MARLAAVVVALAATAAVAGAAETYYASVENHLPAQGMKLVCQAIGGTFLTQLSVVPRGRVPHGKAGRRIAELMVEDGRNGWVRCNWAYAGNYVAGLTLLDSRWPDAKKCQDPAGQGLCRVVFEHDAMVLKTPDGGERVIGDLPVKRCRRHWLLFSTECSYPDHPHPYVGRRLGNAFRYFAI, from the coding sequence ATGgcacgcctcgccgccgtggtcgtggccctcgcagccaccgccgcggtggccggcgccgccgagacCTACTACGCGTCCGTGGAGAACCACCTCCCGGCGCAGGGCATGAAGCTCGTGTGCCAGGCGATCGGCGGCACGTTCCTGACGCAGCTCAGCGTGGTGCCCCGCGGCCGCGTGCCCCACGGCAAGGCCGGGCGGCGCATCGCCGAGCTGATGGTGGAGGACGGCCGGAACGGGTGGGTGCGCTGTAACTGGGCGTACGCCGGCAACTACGTCGCCGGCCTCACCCTGCTCGACTCGCGGTGGCCGGACGCCAAGAAGTGCCAGGACCCCGCCGGCCAAGGCCTGTGCCGCGTCGTGTTCGAGCACGACGCCATGGTCCTCAAGACGCCCGACGGCGGGGAGCGCGTGATCGGCGACCTGCCGGTGAAGCGGTGCCGCCGGCACTGGCTGCTGTTCAGCACAGAGTGCTCGTACCCGGACCACCCCCATCCCTacgtcggccgccgcctcggcaaCGCCTTCCGATACTTCGCCATCTGA
- the LOC120674793 gene encoding hsp70 nucleotide exchange factor fes1-like isoform X2 yields the protein MAGAKQPRRYRLPAILPAVVAAALLLFSQAVGALEKGTNRSSLLGQPRQWSTGKDEAEILAEAEARGRGRVGGDSAAGEQGGEFESLDSMLQWAIGNSDPDKLREKAAELETLSADELLKRQMEIKELMEKLKMPSDAELMKTAIADLHNSSVSLEERQRALQELLVLVEPIDNANDLEKLGGLIPLIQELNNADEGIRTTSAWVLGKASQNNVLVQNQILGYGALKRLVNMGYSSSAAEAAKALYAISSLIRDNAHGQELFLSENGYAMLQHILSTDGNNVRLQKKALLAAKSLLQLTSDNAVDLQKFSGLDDSLYALRVQLDELTSHEERREYALEVEILRREVQIVFQQKFNQVRALQHDMKDDK from the exons ATGGCGGGGGCGAAGCAGCCTCGGCGCTACCGCCTCCCAGCGATCCTCCCCGCGGTTGTGGCTGCCGCTCTGCTCCTGTTCTCGCAGGCAGTGGGGGCGCTGGAGAAAGGAACGAACAGATCCTCGCTGCTCGGGCAGCCGAGGCAGTGGAGCACGGGGAAGGACGAGGCGGAGATACTCGCCGAGGCGGAAGCCCGCGGCAGAGGCAGAGTAGGAGGGGACTCGGCGGCTGGGGAACAAGGGGGCGAGTTCGAATCCCTAGACAGCATGCTGCAGTGGGCGATTG GGAACTCTGATCCGGATAAGTTGAGGGAAAAAGCTGCAGAATTGGAGACCCTATCAGCGGATGAGTTACTCAAGCGGCAAATGGAGATTAAG GAGCTCATGGAGAAGTTAAAGATGCCATCAGATGCTGAGTTAATGAAGACTGCCATTGCTGACTTACATAATTCCTCTGTTTCGCTCGAGGAGCGCCAACGTGCACTGCAAGAGCTTTTAGTTCTAGTTGAGCCCATCGACAATGCTAATG ACCTTGAAAAACTTGGAGGCCTTATTCCATTGATTCAGGAGCTTAACAATGCAGATGAAGGAATAAGGACTACATCAGCATGGGTCCTGGGTAAAGCCAGTCAGAATAATGTTCTTGTCCAAAACCAG ATCCTTGGTTATGGAGCTTTGAAAAGATTAGTGAACATGGGTTATTCCAGTTCTGCAGCAGAAGCTGCAAAAGCATTGTATGCTATATCCTCCTTGATTAGGGACAATGCACATGGCCAGGAGCTCTTCCTTTCAGAAAACGGGTATGCAATGTTGCAG CACATATTGTCAACTGATGGCAACAATGTTCGGCTTCAGAAAAAG GCTTTGTTAGCTGCTAAAAGTCTGCTGCAGCTTACTTCAGATAATGCAGTAGATCTGCAGAAGTTTTCAGGCTTGGATGATTCCCTGTATGCATTGAGGGTGCAATTGGATGAGTTGACATCTCATGAGGAACGCAGAGAGTATGCTCTGGAAGTTGAAATCCTGCGGAGAGAAGTCCAGATCGTGTTCCAACAGAAATTCAATCAG GTGAGGGCGTTGCAACATGACATGAAAGATGACAAATGA